CTGGGAGCCGCCACCGCCGCCCCGGTGACCGCCGCACCGGTCGCGGTGGCCCCGGTGTCCGCGCCCGAACTGCCCATGCCGACCGGCGTTTTCGCGGTCGGCCGCGATACCTGGCATGTCGTGGACGACTCCCGCCGGGACCCCTGGGTGCCGAGCGAGCCCCGCGAACTGATGGTCGGCCTGTTCTATCCCGCACTACCGGGCGTCGGCGCCGTGGCGCCGTATGCCACGCCGGCCGAGGCGCGCCTGCTCGTCACCCGCGACGGCGCCCGGTCGAGTGACGCGGGGGAAGCGGTGCGCGCCACCGGAACCCACAGCGTCACCGGCGCCACACCGCAACCGGGTTCGTTCCCGCTCGTCGTGCTCTCCCCGGGCTTCGGGATGCCGCGCTACACCCTGACCTCGCTGGCCGAGGAGCTCGCCTCGCGCGGATACGTCGTGGCCGCGGTCGATCACGCGAACGAGGCGATGGGCGTCGAATTCCCGGACGGGCGGATGTCGACCTGCCGCGCCTGCGAAACACTGGAGGACCAGGGCGCTTTCGCCCTCCTCGTGGAGACGCGCGCCCGGGACGTGTCGGTGCTGCTGGACCGCCTCGCCGCCGCCGACGCGCCGTCGGTGGCCCGGTCGGTCGACTTCACCCGCATCGGGATGGCGGGCCATTCGATCGGCGGGGCGAGCGCCGCCGCGGCCATGACGCGCGACGGCCGGGTGCGTGCCGGGGTGAACATGGACGGGGCGTTCTTCAGCCTGCCGCCCGCCGACGATCAGGCCGGGCGCGCGTTCCTGTTGCTCGGCACCGACGACGAGGTGCACCGGCCCGGCGGTTCGGATCCGACGTGGACGCTGACCTGGCCCGCGCTGGGCATGTGGAAGCGCTGGGTGACCTTCGCCGGGGCCGACCACTACTCCTTCACCGACATCCCGGTGCTCGCGGAGCAACTGGACGGGAGCGAACTCGGATTGCCGCCCGGCGGCACGCTGTCCGGGCAGCGTGCCGTGGCGCTCACCCGCGCCTACGTCGGCGCGTTCTTCGATCAGCGGCTGCGCGGGATCCCGCAGCCGCTGCTGGACGGCCCAACCCCGGGGCGCCCCGAGGCGCGATTCCACATGCTCTGAGCAGCCCGCGGCCCGTCGGGATCGCGGTTCGGGCAGGTCGGCGAGCCGCCGAGCAAACCATCGGCGACCGATCCGCGGGGTCGGCTCGGACCCGGTGCGGCCCGCGGGATCGGGTGGCGCACAATAGGGGCCGCGCGTTGCCGGTCCGCGGCGGATCGACCGCCGGTGTCGCAACTGCGGGCAACACAACACCTTGTGTTGCGTGGAGTTGTCGGACACAACGAGTAGTGTCTGACTGGGTAGGTACTCGGTGACCGCGGGGTGTCCGGAGAACCGCAGTGTGTTCGGGAAAGGGTGTGGAGGCAGCATGAAACTGATCGATCGGGTGTCGGCCATCAACTGGAATCGGGTGCCCGACGAGAAGGACGCCGAGGTCTGGGATCGGCTGACCGGCAACTTCTGGCTGCCGGAGAAGGTGCCGGTGTCCAACGACATCCCCTCGTGGAACACGCTGACCCCGCACGAGCAGCAGCTGACCATGCGGGTCTTCACCGGCCTGACGCTGCTGGACACCATCCAGGGCACCGTCGGCGCGGTGAGCCTCATCCCGGACGCGCTGACGCCGCACGAGGAAGCGGTGCTCACCAACATCGCGTTCATGGAGTCGGTGCACGCCAAGAGCTACAGCTCGATCTTCTCCACGCTGTGTTCCACCAAGGAGATCGACGAGGCGTTCCGCTGGTCGGAGGAGAACCGGAATCTCCAGCGCAAGGCCGAGATCGTCCTCGACTATTACCAGGGCGACGACCCGCTCAAGCGCAAGGTGGCCTCCACCCTGCTGGAGAGCTTCCTGTTCTACTCCGGCTTCTACCTGCCGATGCACTGGTCCTCGCGGGCCAAACTCACCAACACCGCCGACATGATCCGGCTGATCATCCGCGACGAGGCGGTGCACGGCTACTACATCGGGTACAAGTACCAGCGCGGCCTGGAACAGGTGTCCGAGGCCGAGCGCGAGGAGCTGAAGAACTACACCTTCGAGCTGCTCTACGAGCTCTACGAGAACGAGGTCGAATACACCCAGGACCTCTACGACGAGGTCGGCCTCACCGAGGACGTCAAGACCTTCCTGCGCTACAACGCGAACAAGGCGCTGATGAACCTCGGGTACGAGGGCCTGTTCCCGGCCGACGAGACCAGGGTGAACCCGGCGATCCTGTCCGCGCTCTCGCCGAACGCCGACGAGAACCACGACTTCTTCTCCGGTTCCGGCTCCAGCTACGTCATCGGCAAGGCCGTCAACACCGAGGACGAGGACTGGGACTTCTGAGTCCGTAGGCACCGCCCCGCACCCCGCGGGACACGCGGGGTGCGGGGCGGGTCAGCGGCCGCGCGGCGGCGCGCCACCGGGCGCCATCGGGTTCCGCGGGGTGTTCTGCGCGCGCTCGGCGACGCCGATCGTCAGCGAGACCAGCATCCGGTCCGCCGGGCTGCCGGTGACGGTGGCCAGTTCGGCATCCCAGCCGTCACCGAAGACGTTGTCGGAGTCCAGCGACACCCGCGACAGGTTGGTCACGCTGCGGGCATAGCCGGAATCGTGCGCGAACACCTGCTCGCAGGACTGCTGTGGCAGCGCGATCTGCGAGGTCAGCCGGGCGTTCTCGCCCGAGAGCGCCGAAGCAGGCGAGTCGTAGACCTCGAAATGGATGTGCGGCCAGCGGCCGGAATAGCACGCCGGGAAGATCGAGGTGAACGTGACGGTGCCGGAATCGTCGGCCACCTGGACACCGCGCAGATAGTTCTCACCGGTGACGTTCGCGCCGTAGAGCGAGTACTCGCCGTCGCGATCGCAGTGCCACACGTACACGGCCATGCCGGTGCCCGCCGCGCCGCCGTTCGCGAGATCTCGCAGCGACAGCGACAGCGTCATCGGCACCCCCTCGGCCACGCCGGTCGCGCCGCCGAAACTGCGCGTGATGTCGGACCGGAGCACGCCCGACTGGACGAGGACGTTCGGCCCGTTGGTCCCGTCGCCCGGATAGGGGCCCGCGGTCTCCTGCGGCGCCGCCGCGACCGCGCCGGCCGAGGTGGATGTCGCGCCGCCCGTCGTCGTGCCGCCCGTCGTCGCGGTGATGTCGTCGGCGGACGCGCAGCCCGCCGCCACCGCCGCGGTGCCCGCCGCGCCCAGGAAGAACAACGCCCGCCGCCGCGACATCACCGCCATGTCGTAGCCGAGCCCGCGGTCGTGCTCGTGTCGATCGTCTCCGCCCATCCCTGCCTCCTTCAGCCGTGTCCGTGCCGACGGTAGGAAGCGCCGCTGCCATCCGGCTGGGGGACCGCTGGGAGATCGCTGGGAGCGGGTCGAAGCTGCCGCCGGGCCGCTCAGTCGGTGACGAATCCGTTGAGGGTGTTGCGGAGGTCGGTGAGCAGTGCGCGGGCCGCGGTGAGGCCGCCGCCGTGCCAGACGCTGTCCTCCACGGCGAAGACGCGATGGTCGGACACCGCGCCCAGGTCTTTCCACTCCCGGCCGCGCATCACCGACTCGCCGTACTCCTTGCCCTGCTCACCGGCCAGGATCACATAGATCAGGTCGCCTTCGACCTGCTCCTGGTACCGGCCGGCGGCCACGTCGAAGGAGGCGCCGCGCTGGGCGGCCGGGCGCTGCACCCCCGCGTCGGCGAGTACGCCGCCCGCGAAGCTGTCGGCACCCTGCACCCGCATGGTGTCGGCGGTGAACCGGACGACCGAGGCCTGGCTCTCGGTGGCCGCGATCGCGGTGCCCGTCTCGCGGGCTTCGTCACGGTAGCTCCGCAACGCCGCCGCCGCGGCCTGCTCGCGACCCAGTCCCGCCGCGAAGGCGGCGAATTCGGCCTGCCAGCCGGTGGGGGAACCGACCAGCACCGTGGGGGCGATGGCCCGCAACGCGTCGAAAGTAGCCGCGCCCGAGGGGGTTTCGCCGATGATCACATCCGGTCGCAGCCCGGCGATGGCGGCGAGATCCGGCTCGGCGGCACTGCCGACCACCGGAATCTCCAGCACGCCGGTGCCCAGATACTGCGGCTGCGGACGCGGCCCGTCCACCGCGACCGCGCCGACCACGCGCTCCCACAGGCCGAGCGCGCAGGTGGCGTCCAGGGCCGAGGTGGTGAGCACGACGATGCGCTGCGGGTCGGCGGGCACCTCCGACACGCCCGCCGCATGGGTCACCGAGCGGGTACCCGACGCCTGGTCGGGGGCGCTGGGCAGCGGGCAGGCGTGCGTGGTGTCGCGTTCCAGGCCGACCACGCCCGCACCGGCGATGTTGGTGGTGGTGCGCACGATCGAACTGGCGTCGTCGGCGCGATCACCGCATCCGGTGAGGGCGGCCGCGCACAGCGCCGCCACGGCCGCGACGGCGAATCGGGTGGCCACGGTGCGGTTTCGGGTGCGGACGAGGGCGCTCACCGGCATGCCGGAGAGGGTACAGGCGAGCGCCCCCTGGCGATGGTGCCGGGCTCAGGATCCGGGCACGTCCCCGCCGACGCAGAAGCGCGCACCGGTCGGATCGGCCAGCACCGCCATCCGCCCGTACGGGCTGTCCTCGGCCGGGTGCAGCACGCGTCCACCCAGGTCCACCGCCTTCGCCACGGTGGCGTCCACGTCCTCGGCGCCGAAGTACACCGTCCAGCCCGACATCCGCTGGGCCGGATCCACCACGGCGGCGTCCATGACGCCGCCGAGCATCGGACTCGTCGAGTGGATCGTGGTGTAGCGGAAGTCCGGCGCGCCGGGCATCTCGAAGGTGTCCGCCCAGCCGAACACGTCGCGGTAGAAGGCCAGCGCCTTCTCGTACTCGGTGGTGTGCAGCTCGAACCAGGACGGCGCGCCCGCGTGGTCGCGCCACCGCCCGCCCTCGACCATCGCGCTGGTCTCGATGCCCGGGAAGGTGCCCGCCTGCCATACGCCGACCCCGGCCCCACCGGGATCGCCGAGCACCACCATGGTGCCGAGATCGCCCACGTCGATGGCGGGCACGACGACCGTGCCGCCGTGCGTGGCGGCCGCCGCCGCGGTGGCGCGGGCATCGGCGGCGGACAGGTAGATCGTCCACTGGTCGGGGGCGTCGGCGTCGGCCTCGGTCTTGCCCATGCCGCCCGCGACGGCCTTGCCGTCCTTGCGGAAGGTGAGATAGCCGCCGAACTCCTCGGCGCGGTCGGCCGTCCAGCCGAACAGCCCGCCGTAGAAGGCGACGGCGCCCTCGGGATCGGAGGTGAACAGGTCGACCCAGACGGGATCGCCCGGCTTGGTGGTCATGATGGTCTCCTCGGGGGTCGGGAACAGTGGCCGTGTGCTGCTGTCACCCCTTCAGACGTGCGGCGTCGGTGGAATTCATCGGCCCGGCGGGAGGTTCGCGCGCGGGACCGCCGCCGGGAAATACGACGCAGAGTAGGACCACCTGCCGTGTGGCACGGGCGCACGGTTTACGATCTGTGGAGCGCAAGCGAACTGTCCGCTGTTCCGGTAACGGGATGTGTGCGAGCAGCGGAGCCTGCGGAGCGACCTAAAGGCACCTTCAGGAGGATCAGTGACTGCGGTAGAGCCCAGACCAGTCCCTCAGTTGGAAGCGACTCGACCGTATCCGGCACGGACCGGACCCAAGGGTTCTTTCCTCTACAAGATGGTCACCACGACCGACCCGAAGGTGCTCGGCACCATGTACCTGGTGACCGCCATGAGCTTCTTCATGATCGGCGGTCTGATGGCCCTGCTGATGCGTGGTGAGCTGGCGCGCCCGGGTCTGCAGTTCCTCTCGCCCGAGCAGTTCAACCAGCTGTTCACCATGCACGGCACGATCATGCTGCTGTTCTACGCGACCGCGATCGTGTTCGGCTTCGCCAACATCATCCTGCCGCTGCAGATCGGCGCCCCCGACGTCGCCTTCCCGCGCCTGAACGCCTTCAGCTACTGGCTCTACGCGTTCGGCGCCACCATGGCCACCGCGGGCTTCATCACCCCCGGCGGCGCGGCCGACTTCGGCTGGACCGCCTACGTGCCGCTGACCGACATCCTGCACTCGCCCGGTGTCGGCACCGACCTGTGGATCCTCGGCCTCGCCGTCTCCGGTCTGGGCACCATCCTGGGCGGCGTGAACATGCTGACCACCGTCGTCTGCTTGCGCGCCCCCGGCATGACCATGTTCCGGATGCCGATCTTCACCTGGAACATCGCCGTCACCAGCGTGCTGGTGCTGCTGGCCTTCCCGCTGCTCACCGCGGCCCTGTTCGGCCTGGCCTACGACCGCCACCTGGGCGGGCACATCTACGACCCGGCCACCGGCGGCATCCTGCTCTACCAGCACCTGTTCTGGTTCTTCGGCCACCCCGAGGTCTACATCATCGCGCTGCCGTTCTTCGGCATCGTCTCCGAGATCTTCCCGGTGTTCAGCCGCAAGCCGATCTTCGGCTACACCACCCTGGTGTACGCGACCCTGGGCATCGCCGCGCTGTCCATCGCCGTGTGGGCGCACCACATGTACGCCACCGGCGCGGTGCTGCTGCCGTACTTCTCGTTCATGACCTTCCTCATCGCGGTCCCGACCGGCGTGAAGTTCTTCAACTGGATCGGCACCATGTGGCGGGGTCAGCTGACCTTCGAATCGCCGATGCTGTGGTCGCTGGGCTTCCTGGTGACCTTCCTCTTCGGTGGTCTGTCCGGCGTCATCCTGGCCAGCCCGCCGCTGGACTTCCACGTCACCGACTCCTACTTCGTGGTCGCCCACTTCCACTACGTGCTCTTCGGCACCATCGTGTTCGCCACCTTCGCCGGCATCTACTTCTGGTTCCCGAAGATCACCGGCCGCATGGTGGACGAGCGCCTGGCCAAGTGGCACTTCTGGGCCACCTTCGTCGGCTTCCACACCACCTTCCTGGTGCAGCACTGGCTGGGTGCGGAGGGCATGCCGCGCCGCTACGCCGACTACCTGCCCTCGGACGGCTTCACCACGCTGAACACGATCTCCACGATCGGCGCGTTCGTGCTCGGCGCCTCGATGCTGCCGTTCATCTGGAACATCTTCAAGAGCTACCGCTACGGTGAGGTCGTCACCGTGGACGACCCGTGGGGTTACGGCAACTCGCTGGAGTGGGCCACCACCTGCCCGCCGCCGCGGCACAACTTCTACGAGCTGCCGCGCATCCGGTCCGAGCGTCCGGCCTTCGAGCTGCACTACCCGCACATGATCGAGCGCATGCGCGCCGAGGCGCACGTGGGCTGGGGCTCGGGCAAGCACGGGACCCCGCAGGACGACGACGCGTTGCTGGCGAAGAAGTAACGACGACGACTGTGCACCCGCTGGGCCCCAGCGGGTGCACACTCGTGTGACGAGCAGAAAGACTTGGAGCGCACCGACGTGGCCGACACCACCGTTCTCGTGACCGTCACCGGGCCGGACCGGCCGGGCGTGACGTCCGTGCTGCTCGCGGCCATGTCGCGGCACCAGGTGAGCCTGCTCGACGTGGAGCAGGTCGTCATTCGCGGCAGGCTCACCCTGGGCGTGCTGATCAGCTGTCCCAGCGACCCCGAGGCGTTGCAGGACGAGCTCGAGGAGGCGATGAACACCGTCGGCATGGCCGTCGAGGTGGAGGTGGGCGCGGCCATCGGCAGGCAGCCGATGTCCACGCACGCCGTCGTCATCCTCGGTGCGCCGGTCACCGCGCGGGCGTTCAGCGCCGTCTCGCGGCAGCTGGCCGCGCTGGGCGCCAACATCGACACCATCCGCGGTATCGCCGACTACCCGGTGACCGGTATGGAGCTGCTGGTCACCGCGATCGACACCGGCAGCGACACCGATTCGCGGCTGCGCACGGCGCTGGCCGAGGTGGCCGTGGCCGAGGAGGTCGACGTCGCGGTGGAGCGGGCGGGCCTGGCCCGGCGCGCCAAGCGGCTGATCGTGTTCGACGTCGACTCGACCCTGATCCAGGGCGAGGTGATCGAGATGCTGGCCGCGCACGCCGGGGTGGAGGAGCAGGTCCGGCAGGTCACCGAGGCCGCCATGCGCGGGGAGATCGACTTCGCCGAATCGCTGCGTCAGCGCGTGGCCACGCTCGCGGGCCTGGACGAGTCGGTCATCGACGAGGTGGCCGAGCGCATCGAGCTGACGCCGGGCGCGCGCACCACCATCCGCACCCTGCGCAGGCTCGGCTTCCGCTGCGGCGTGGTCTCCGGCGGGTTCCGCCAGGTGATCGAGCCGCTCGCGCACGACCTCGAACTGGATTTCGTGCAGGCCAACACCCTCGAGATCGTCGACGGCAAGCTCACCGGCCGGGTCGTCGGCGAGATCGTCGACCGCGCGGCCAAGGCGACCGCGCTGCGCAAGTTCGCCGCCGAGGCGGGCGTGCCCATGGAGCAGACGGTGGCGGTCGGCGACGGCGCCAACGACATCGACATGCTCAACGCGGCCGGGCTCGGGGTGGCGTTCAACGCCAAGCCCGCGTTGCGCGAGGTCGCCGATGCGGCGCTGTCGCACCCGTACCTGGACGCGGTGCTGTTCATCCTCGGCGTCACCCGGGACGAGGTGGAGGCGGCCGACGCGCGCGACGGCCTGCTGCGCCGGGTGCCGTTGATCGGCTGAGCGGGCCGCGGGCCGCCGCCGGGAATGCCCGGCGCCGCCCGCGCCTTGCACACGCCAGGCATCCGCACGCACCGGATGCACCGTGACGCCCGAAGGGGGAGCGCATGACCGACCCGGACAGCGGCGGCGACATCCGGTTCGTCGACGAAATCCCGGACACACCGGCGGCTTTCCGTGCCAGGCATGCCGTGTTGGCCCGCGGTTACGGCGGCGCCGACGATCCGGCGGACCCGGATCGCGTACAGGCCATGCAGATGGTGCTGCACCTGCCCAAGGTGGATCCACCCGCGCGCAGCGCCCTGCTCGCCGCCGCCGCGTCGGCGGTGGTGGCGCTGTGCCTCGACCCGCGGGTCGGCCACGGCGGGCCGTGGGAACAGCGGTTCCTGGCCTGGACCGGCGCGCGTATCCGCAAGGTGGCCCGGCGGGCGCGCGGCGCGCAGTGGCAGGCCGCGACCGAGGTCGACGGGGTGACCGTCGAGGTCGACGGCGCCGCGGCGCGGGCCTATGTGCCCGGCCCGGTCGGGGAGGTGGACCCGCGGATCAGGAAGCTGCAGATCGGCGGCACCGACCTCGCCCACGACGAGCCGGGCCCGCCCGACCCGGATCTGCCCGTGCTGTGGGTGAATTCGGCCCTGGGCATGTCGCTGGGCAAATCCGCGGCACAGGTGGGACACGCGAGCATGCTGCTGGCGGGCGCGATGAGCGCCGAGCACGCGTTGCGCTGGGCCGGAGCGGGTTTCCGCTGTTCGGTGCGCGAGGCCGACCCGGACCGCTGGCGTGCGCTGACCGCGCTGGTGGACGCCGGCGCGGCGATCGCCGTGCGGGACGCCGGATTCACCGAGATCGCGCCCGGTTCGCTGACCGTGATCGGGGTGCCCGCCGACACCTGGTGAGGGCCGGT
This sequence is a window from Nocardia farcinica. Protein-coding genes within it:
- a CDS encoding alpha/beta hydrolase family protein yields the protein MIELRRLVAAALAVAVLPLGAATAAPVTAAPVAVAPVSAPELPMPTGVFAVGRDTWHVVDDSRRDPWVPSEPRELMVGLFYPALPGVGAVAPYATPAEARLLVTRDGARSSDAGEAVRATGTHSVTGATPQPGSFPLVVLSPGFGMPRYTLTSLAEELASRGYVVAAVDHANEAMGVEFPDGRMSTCRACETLEDQGAFALLVETRARDVSVLLDRLAAADAPSVARSVDFTRIGMAGHSIGGASAAAAMTRDGRVRAGVNMDGAFFSLPPADDQAGRAFLLLGTDDEVHRPGGSDPTWTLTWPALGMWKRWVTFAGADHYSFTDIPVLAEQLDGSELGLPPGGTLSGQRAVALTRAYVGAFFDQRLRGIPQPLLDGPTPGRPEARFHML
- the nrdF gene encoding class 1b ribonucleoside-diphosphate reductase subunit beta; this translates as MKLIDRVSAINWNRVPDEKDAEVWDRLTGNFWLPEKVPVSNDIPSWNTLTPHEQQLTMRVFTGLTLLDTIQGTVGAVSLIPDALTPHEEAVLTNIAFMESVHAKSYSSIFSTLCSTKEIDEAFRWSEENRNLQRKAEIVLDYYQGDDPLKRKVASTLLESFLFYSGFYLPMHWSSRAKLTNTADMIRLIIRDEAVHGYYIGYKYQRGLEQVSEAEREELKNYTFELLYELYENEVEYTQDLYDEVGLTEDVKTFLRYNANKALMNLGYEGLFPADETRVNPAILSALSPNADENHDFFSGSGSSYVIGKAVNTEDEDWDF
- a CDS encoding peptidase associated/transthyretin-like domain-containing protein, yielding MGGDDRHEHDRGLGYDMAVMSRRRALFFLGAAGTAAVAAGCASADDITATTGGTTTGGATSTSAGAVAAAPQETAGPYPGDGTNGPNVLVQSGVLRSDITRSFGGATGVAEGVPMTLSLSLRDLANGGAAGTGMAVYVWHCDRDGEYSLYGANVTGENYLRGVQVADDSGTVTFTSIFPACYSGRWPHIHFEVYDSPASALSGENARLTSQIALPQQSCEQVFAHDSGYARSVTNLSRVSLDSDNVFGDGWDAELATVTGSPADRMLVSLTIGVAERAQNTPRNPMAPGGAPPRGR
- a CDS encoding ABC transporter substrate-binding protein gives rise to the protein MPVSALVRTRNRTVATRFAVAAVAALCAAALTGCGDRADDASSIVRTTTNIAGAGVVGLERDTTHACPLPSAPDQASGTRSVTHAAGVSEVPADPQRIVVLTTSALDATCALGLWERVVGAVAVDGPRPQPQYLGTGVLEIPVVGSAAEPDLAAIAGLRPDVIIGETPSGAATFDALRAIAPTVLVGSPTGWQAEFAAFAAGLGREQAAAAALRSYRDEARETGTAIAATESQASVVRFTADTMRVQGADSFAGGVLADAGVQRPAAQRGASFDVAAGRYQEQVEGDLIYVILAGEQGKEYGESVMRGREWKDLGAVSDHRVFAVEDSVWHGGGLTAARALLTDLRNTLNGFVTD
- a CDS encoding VOC family protein, with the translated sequence MTTKPGDPVWVDLFTSDPEGAVAFYGGLFGWTADRAEEFGGYLTFRKDGKAVAGGMGKTEADADAPDQWTIYLSAADARATAAAAATHGGTVVVPAIDVGDLGTMVVLGDPGGAGVGVWQAGTFPGIETSAMVEGGRWRDHAGAPSWFELHTTEYEKALAFYRDVFGWADTFEMPGAPDFRYTTIHSTSPMLGGVMDAAVVDPAQRMSGWTVYFGAEDVDATVAKAVDLGGRVLHPAEDSPYGRMAVLADPTGARFCVGGDVPGS
- the ctaD gene encoding aa3-type cytochrome oxidase subunit I; the encoded protein is MTAVEPRPVPQLEATRPYPARTGPKGSFLYKMVTTTDPKVLGTMYLVTAMSFFMIGGLMALLMRGELARPGLQFLSPEQFNQLFTMHGTIMLLFYATAIVFGFANIILPLQIGAPDVAFPRLNAFSYWLYAFGATMATAGFITPGGAADFGWTAYVPLTDILHSPGVGTDLWILGLAVSGLGTILGGVNMLTTVVCLRAPGMTMFRMPIFTWNIAVTSVLVLLAFPLLTAALFGLAYDRHLGGHIYDPATGGILLYQHLFWFFGHPEVYIIALPFFGIVSEIFPVFSRKPIFGYTTLVYATLGIAALSIAVWAHHMYATGAVLLPYFSFMTFLIAVPTGVKFFNWIGTMWRGQLTFESPMLWSLGFLVTFLFGGLSGVILASPPLDFHVTDSYFVVAHFHYVLFGTIVFATFAGIYFWFPKITGRMVDERLAKWHFWATFVGFHTTFLVQHWLGAEGMPRRYADYLPSDGFTTLNTISTIGAFVLGASMLPFIWNIFKSYRYGEVVTVDDPWGYGNSLEWATTCPPPRHNFYELPRIRSERPAFELHYPHMIERMRAEAHVGWGSGKHGTPQDDDALLAKK
- the serB gene encoding phosphoserine phosphatase SerB; this translates as MADTTVLVTVTGPDRPGVTSVLLAAMSRHQVSLLDVEQVVIRGRLTLGVLISCPSDPEALQDELEEAMNTVGMAVEVEVGAAIGRQPMSTHAVVILGAPVTARAFSAVSRQLAALGANIDTIRGIADYPVTGMELLVTAIDTGSDTDSRLRTALAEVAVAEEVDVAVERAGLARRAKRLIVFDVDSTLIQGEVIEMLAAHAGVEEQVRQVTEAAMRGEIDFAESLRQRVATLAGLDESVIDEVAERIELTPGARTTIRTLRRLGFRCGVVSGGFRQVIEPLAHDLELDFVQANTLEIVDGKLTGRVVGEIVDRAAKATALRKFAAEAGVPMEQTVAVGDGANDIDMLNAAGLGVAFNAKPALREVADAALSHPYLDAVLFILGVTRDEVEAADARDGLLRRVPLIG
- a CDS encoding aminoacyl-tRNA hydrolase, which gives rise to MTDPDSGGDIRFVDEIPDTPAAFRARHAVLARGYGGADDPADPDRVQAMQMVLHLPKVDPPARSALLAAAASAVVALCLDPRVGHGGPWEQRFLAWTGARIRKVARRARGAQWQAATEVDGVTVEVDGAAARAYVPGPVGEVDPRIRKLQIGGTDLAHDEPGPPDPDLPVLWVNSALGMSLGKSAAQVGHASMLLAGAMSAEHALRWAGAGFRCSVREADPDRWRALTALVDAGAAIAVRDAGFTEIAPGSLTVIGVPADTW